A single region of the Nicotiana sylvestris chromosome 6, ASM39365v2, whole genome shotgun sequence genome encodes:
- the LOC138870293 gene encoding uncharacterized protein translates to MVGILIIRDLRVLVVKVRRVKDKLMAIKLVVGGEDHLVTFQSSLAKTQIDYLLLQKCDRSLCMDCKVIPSENLTTQHRLLVMDLEIVRKRKKWDMYGQPRIRWCALTYDKAQELGQKALAMGAWRISGDASCMWTTTIECIRLATRELLGVSKGFSGGHKGDW, encoded by the exons ATGGTAGGTATCTTGATTATCAGGGATCTTAGGGTGCTAGTAGTAAAAGTTAGGAGGGTGAAGGACAAACTGATGGCTATTAAGCTAGTTGTGGGAGG GGAAGATCATTTGGTCACCTTCCAGAGTTCGTTGGCCAAGACTCAAATTGATTATCTACTCCTCCAGAAGTGTGATAGGAGTCTGTGCATggattgcaaggttatcccaaGCGAGAATCTAACGACTCAGCATAGGTTATTGGTGATGGACTTAGAGATcgtgaggaagaggaagaagtggGATATGTATGGTCAACCTAGGATCAGGTGGTGTGCCTTGACTTATGACAAAGCACAAGAGTTGGGGCAGAAGGCGCTGGCTATGGGAGCCTGGAGGATCAGTGGGGATGCGAGCTGTATGTGGACCACGACAATTGAGTGTATTAGATTAGCTACGAGAGAGCTGTTAGGGGTCTCAAAGGGTTTCTCTGGCGGCCACAAAGGTGACTGGTGA